The following proteins are co-located in the Mycolicibacterium goodii genome:
- a CDS encoding ABC transporter permease, producing the protein MSTLRSPVAWWRDPWRPPRILLGATVIYLAWSLLPVLIAVLFSFNDGRSRTRWEGFSFRWYWGDPVRSVWHDAALHTALLQTLKLGIVTTVITVPLGVLFAIGIDRWRGRLPSGANMLMLISFVVPEVLLAVALLFVVTSLALPIGLGTSAQVIGLVTFQIAYPAVLVRARLATIGRQYEEAAMDLGATPLDALRRVTLPMLMPAIFASTVLVFADVIDDFVLVRYLSSDAATEPVSVKIYNTARAAPTPALNALATLLLLAALVAIVVGFLVYRRMTRGDTMSDRGIAGFAGETTLA; encoded by the coding sequence GTGAGCACCCTGCGGTCGCCGGTGGCGTGGTGGCGCGATCCGTGGCGGCCGCCGCGAATCCTGCTGGGCGCGACGGTGATCTATTTGGCATGGTCGCTGCTGCCGGTGCTGATCGCGGTGCTGTTCTCGTTCAACGACGGACGGTCGCGCACCCGCTGGGAGGGCTTCTCGTTCCGGTGGTACTGGGGTGACCCGGTCAGGTCGGTGTGGCATGACGCGGCATTGCACACCGCACTGCTGCAGACCCTCAAGCTGGGGATCGTCACGACGGTGATCACCGTGCCGCTCGGGGTGCTGTTCGCGATCGGCATCGACCGCTGGCGGGGCCGGCTGCCCTCGGGCGCCAACATGCTGATGCTCATCTCGTTCGTGGTGCCCGAGGTGCTGCTCGCGGTGGCCCTGCTGTTCGTGGTGACGTCGTTGGCACTGCCGATCGGCCTCGGCACATCGGCACAGGTGATCGGGTTGGTCACCTTCCAGATCGCCTATCCGGCGGTGTTGGTTCGCGCCCGGTTGGCCACCATCGGCAGACAATACGAAGAAGCCGCAATGGATCTGGGCGCCACACCGCTGGATGCGTTACGCCGGGTGACGCTGCCGATGCTGATGCCCGCGATCTTCGCGAGCACGGTGCTGGTGTTCGCCGACGTGATCGACGACTTCGTCCTCGTCAGATATCTGTCCAGCGACGCTGCGACCGAACCGGTTTCGGTGAAGATCTACAACACCGCGCGGGCGGCCCCCACGCCCGCGCTCAACGCCCTGGCGACACTGCTGCTGCTGGCCGCGCTCGTGGCGATCGTCGTCGGATTCCTGGTGTACCGCAGGATGACTCGCGGTGACACCATGTCCGACCGCGGCATCGCAGGGTTCGCCGGTGAGACCACCCTCGCCTGA
- a CDS encoding aromatic ring-hydroxylating oxygenase subunit alpha, with amino-acid sequence MFKQIGPAPVPADDLAAALAPFGQSRMLPREAYVDPAVFAWEQQAIFSGWTCVGHAADLDGPGAQRAVGSGADGVLLVRGEDRRVRAFANACRHRGHELLSCGATARRRSIVCPYHAWSYRLDGSVRNAPGFRDVEGFDPGGFGLVELRLVDWHGWLFVDGSGRDVDFASHVAGLEEVVAPYRPEDLTIVARHSYELAANWKIIAENYQECYHCSSIHPELSRISPPTSGENLDLPGSWMGGWMSIVDGAETMSLDGRSGGVAIAGLSEHELRTVMYLVGYPNLLVSLHPDYVMTHLMTPLAVDRTRVECAWAFPREAVDKPGFDPAYAVDFWDLTNRQDWAACESVQRGLSSPHARPGPLAPDEDGVYQFVTRVARAYRGA; translated from the coding sequence ATGTTCAAACAGATCGGTCCCGCGCCCGTGCCTGCCGACGATCTGGCCGCCGCCCTGGCCCCGTTCGGGCAGTCCCGCATGCTGCCGCGCGAGGCCTACGTTGACCCGGCGGTGTTCGCCTGGGAGCAACAGGCGATCTTCTCGGGATGGACCTGCGTCGGCCATGCCGCCGACCTCGACGGCCCGGGTGCGCAGCGCGCCGTCGGTTCCGGAGCCGACGGGGTTCTGCTCGTGCGCGGCGAGGACCGCCGGGTACGGGCCTTCGCGAACGCATGCCGCCACCGCGGTCACGAGTTGTTGTCCTGCGGCGCAACGGCCAGACGCCGCAGCATCGTGTGCCCGTACCACGCGTGGTCCTACCGGCTCGACGGTTCGGTGCGCAACGCGCCCGGGTTCAGGGATGTCGAGGGATTCGATCCGGGCGGGTTCGGCCTCGTCGAGCTGCGCCTGGTGGACTGGCACGGTTGGCTTTTCGTCGACGGCAGCGGTCGGGACGTCGATTTCGCGTCGCACGTCGCCGGGCTGGAAGAAGTGGTGGCGCCGTACCGCCCCGAGGATCTCACGATCGTGGCCCGGCACTCCTACGAACTGGCGGCCAACTGGAAGATCATCGCCGAGAACTATCAGGAGTGCTATCACTGCTCGTCGATCCATCCCGAGTTGTCCCGCATCAGCCCGCCCACAAGTGGTGAGAACCTCGATCTGCCGGGGTCCTGGATGGGCGGGTGGATGTCGATCGTCGATGGCGCCGAGACGATGTCACTGGACGGCCGCAGCGGCGGCGTGGCGATCGCGGGCCTGTCCGAGCACGAGTTGCGTACGGTGATGTACCTCGTGGGTTATCCCAATCTGTTGGTCAGCCTGCATCCCGACTACGTGATGACCCATCTCATGACACCACTGGCCGTCGACCGGACCCGGGTGGAATGCGCGTGGGCGTTCCCCAGGGAGGCCGTCGACAAGCCCGGATTCGACCCGGCGTACGCGGTGGACTTCTGGGATCTGACCAATCGCCAGGACTGGGCGGCCTGCGAATCGGTCCAGCGCGGCCTGTCCTCGCCGCATGCGCGCCCCGGGCCGTTGGCACCCGACGAGGACGGGGTGTATCAGTTCGTCACCCGCGTCGCCCGGGCGTATCGGGGGGCCTGA
- a CDS encoding SDR family NAD(P)-dependent oxidoreductase: MAVQLDLTGRRVLITGAGQGVGRGLALAFATAGADVVVNDLRAERAEAVVDEIRTKGATATAAAFDVTDYAAVTAAVSEAVSNAGHIDILINNAGNAGAEGFASRAPFAETTPEDWEPFLRVNLYGVLHCTRAVLPSMIDRKWGRILTIVSDAGRTGDANGAGYAAAKAGAAGLTRSLALETGRHGITANNIALGTMRTPLTESLWAEQADSPQAKAILSGYAVRRPGLPEDVTHLAVLLAGEHGAWITGQTIPVNGGYSFAL, translated from the coding sequence ATGGCGGTGCAGTTGGACCTGACGGGTCGGCGGGTGCTCATCACCGGCGCGGGGCAGGGCGTGGGACGTGGTCTCGCGCTGGCCTTCGCGACGGCCGGTGCCGACGTGGTGGTCAATGATCTGCGCGCCGAACGCGCCGAGGCCGTCGTCGACGAGATCCGGACGAAGGGCGCGACGGCCACCGCGGCCGCGTTCGACGTCACCGACTACGCCGCCGTCACCGCGGCTGTGTCCGAAGCCGTTTCGAACGCCGGGCACATCGACATCCTGATCAACAACGCCGGCAACGCAGGCGCCGAAGGCTTCGCCTCCCGTGCACCGTTCGCCGAGACCACGCCGGAGGACTGGGAGCCCTTCCTGCGGGTGAACCTGTACGGCGTACTGCACTGCACACGCGCGGTGTTGCCGTCGATGATCGACCGCAAATGGGGCCGCATTCTCACCATCGTGTCCGACGCGGGTCGCACCGGCGACGCCAACGGCGCCGGTTACGCCGCGGCGAAAGCCGGTGCGGCGGGGCTCACCCGGTCGCTGGCACTGGAAACCGGACGCCACGGCATCACGGCCAACAACATCGCACTCGGCACCATGCGCACACCGCTGACCGAATCGTTGTGGGCCGAGCAGGCGGATTCGCCGCAGGCCAAGGCGATCCTGTCCGGTTACGCCGTGCGTCGGCCCGGGCTGCCCGAGGATGTCACACACCTGGCGGTGCTACTGGCCGGCGAGCACGGGGCGTGGATCACGGGGCAGACCATCCCGGTCAACGGGGGTTATTCGTTCGCGCTGTGA
- a CDS encoding CopD family protein: MAGAGPPAPSLVDIGTEVLQWLALSVPLGVGMTIAALAMPEERGGVVAKRVRTLALPAAVLVLVTALVKVLAAGGGRGGAAHAGLLAALQIGGLVLAGVGLVLVWRRPSRPLAGGIAIVTLLAAFVPNLPFSFTLNGLAHNLLTAAHVLGMQVWVGGLIVLALAGLLGRIRGPEAETSRATEDWMQVWERFAIAAMCSVGVLIVSGTWLAWTHVGTVGQLFTTPYGRHLALKLVLVLALVLAGAYNMRVLIPKIAAARRQGEDRSTFRLAVEHFPAVVLGEAVVGFAILVVVPFLRGSARTEADWPGARPFDLTVLGSGIALVALVAFALWAGTRTPVAGAEKPVRTD, translated from the coding sequence ATGGCCGGAGCAGGGCCGCCAGCCCCGTCGTTGGTGGATATCGGCACCGAAGTGCTGCAGTGGCTCGCGCTGTCGGTGCCGTTGGGAGTGGGCATGACAATCGCCGCGCTCGCGATGCCGGAGGAGCGCGGCGGCGTCGTGGCGAAGCGGGTCCGCACATTGGCGCTGCCCGCGGCCGTCCTGGTGCTCGTCACGGCGCTGGTGAAGGTCCTCGCCGCAGGCGGCGGGCGCGGCGGGGCTGCGCATGCCGGTCTGCTCGCGGCCCTGCAGATCGGCGGCCTGGTGTTGGCCGGTGTCGGTCTGGTGCTGGTGTGGCGGCGGCCGTCGCGGCCGCTGGCAGGCGGGATCGCGATCGTCACCCTGCTCGCCGCCTTCGTCCCGAACCTGCCGTTCTCGTTCACGCTCAACGGTCTCGCGCACAATCTGCTGACCGCCGCCCACGTGCTCGGGATGCAGGTCTGGGTGGGCGGGCTCATCGTGCTGGCGCTCGCCGGGCTGCTTGGCCGCATCCGCGGACCCGAGGCCGAGACATCGCGGGCCACCGAGGACTGGATGCAGGTGTGGGAACGGTTCGCGATCGCGGCGATGTGCTCGGTCGGCGTGCTGATCGTGAGCGGGACGTGGCTGGCGTGGACGCACGTGGGCACCGTCGGTCAGTTGTTCACGACGCCCTACGGCCGCCATCTCGCGCTCAAGCTCGTCCTTGTCCTCGCCCTGGTGTTGGCCGGCGCCTACAACATGCGCGTGCTCATCCCGAAGATCGCGGCGGCGCGTCGGCAGGGTGAGGATCGCTCGACGTTCCGTCTTGCGGTCGAGCACTTCCCCGCCGTGGTGCTCGGTGAGGCCGTCGTCGGGTTCGCGATCCTGGTGGTGGTGCCGTTCCTGCGGGGCTCGGCGCGCACCGAGGCGGACTGGCCCGGCGCCCGACCGTTCGACCTCACGGTGCTCGGGTCCGGGATCGCTCTCGTCGCGCTGGTGGCCTTCGCGTTGTGGGCGGGCACCAGGACACCGGTGGCCGGTGCCGAAAAGCCCGTTCGCACAGACTGA
- a CDS encoding GntR family transcriptional regulator — protein MTAGAAPRLLKHQVIRAELDRMLDGMRIGDPFPAEREIAEQFEVARETVRQALRELLIDGRVERRGRTTVVARPKIRQPLGMGSYTEAAKAQGLSAGRILVAWSDLIADEVLADQLGIVVGAPVLQLERVLTTDGVRVGLETTKLPAERYPGLRETFDHEASLYAEIRRRGIAFDRTVDTIDTALPDARESALLGVDARTPMFLLNRVSYDRDNVAIEQRRSLYRGDRMTFTVVMHAKNSATVS, from the coding sequence GTGACAGCGGGCGCGGCGCCACGATTACTCAAGCATCAGGTCATTCGTGCCGAGCTCGACCGCATGCTCGACGGCATGCGCATCGGTGATCCGTTTCCGGCCGAGCGTGAGATCGCCGAGCAGTTCGAGGTCGCCAGGGAAACCGTGCGCCAGGCACTGCGTGAACTGCTGATCGACGGCCGGGTGGAGCGGCGCGGCCGCACCACCGTCGTCGCACGGCCCAAGATCCGCCAACCCCTCGGCATGGGCTCCTACACCGAGGCGGCCAAGGCACAGGGGTTGAGTGCGGGCCGCATCCTCGTCGCGTGGAGCGACCTGATCGCCGACGAGGTGCTCGCGGACCAGCTCGGGATCGTCGTCGGCGCGCCCGTCCTGCAGTTGGAGCGGGTGCTGACCACCGACGGGGTGCGGGTAGGCCTGGAGACCACGAAACTGCCCGCCGAGCGCTATCCCGGCCTGCGGGAGACCTTCGATCACGAGGCGTCGCTGTACGCCGAGATCCGGCGCCGCGGGATCGCGTTCGACCGGACGGTCGACACCATCGACACGGCCCTGCCGGACGCCAGGGAATCGGCGCTTCTCGGGGTCGACGCGCGCACACCCATGTTCCTGCTCAACCGGGTGTCCTACGACCGGGACAACGTTGCCATCGAGCAGCGGCGCTCCCTGTATCGCGGTGATCGGATGACGTTCACGGTCGTTATGCACGCTAAGAATTCCGCAACCGTTTCGTGA
- a CDS encoding phosphate/phosphite/phosphonate ABC transporter substrate-binding protein — translation MKIRVHHKIAAAAACVALLASACSGSEKSDSPTAEGFPETLTLAAVPAENSTDLKASYDPLIKMLEKQTGSKVEFVQASDYAGVVEGMIAGNVDLAFFGPFAYVVAGVNGAKMTPLGAVIKDEGTAPGYQSYGLARADEDNINGLKDFAGKKVCFVDPGSTSGFLYPTAGLIEEGVVKSGSEADISAAMSPIFAGGHDSSALAIANGDCDAGFAFDTMVDKTMIEKGDLKPGQLKTVWKSEMIAGSVFAANDALGPEAIDKLKTVFTQDANVKAFEAEGFCQGEACRITDERAWGVVPASDSDYDGVRHVCDVTGSEKCKG, via the coding sequence ATGAAAATCCGCGTTCACCACAAGATCGCCGCGGCGGCGGCCTGCGTCGCACTGCTGGCCTCGGCCTGTTCTGGCTCCGAGAAATCCGACTCCCCCACCGCCGAGGGTTTCCCCGAGACCCTCACGCTGGCCGCGGTCCCGGCCGAGAACTCCACCGACCTGAAGGCCAGCTACGACCCGCTGATCAAGATGCTGGAGAAGCAGACCGGTTCCAAGGTCGAGTTCGTGCAGGCCTCCGACTACGCCGGCGTCGTCGAGGGCATGATCGCGGGCAACGTCGACCTGGCGTTCTTCGGTCCGTTCGCCTACGTGGTGGCCGGGGTCAACGGAGCCAAGATGACCCCGCTCGGCGCGGTGATCAAGGACGAGGGGACCGCGCCGGGTTACCAGTCCTACGGGCTCGCCCGTGCGGACGAGGACAACATCAACGGCCTCAAGGACTTTGCCGGCAAGAAGGTGTGCTTCGTCGATCCGGGTTCGACCTCGGGCTTCCTGTACCCGACCGCCGGCCTGATCGAAGAGGGCGTCGTGAAATCGGGTTCGGAGGCCGACATCTCGGCGGCGATGTCGCCGATCTTCGCCGGTGGACACGACTCGTCGGCGCTGGCGATCGCCAACGGCGACTGCGACGCGGGTTTCGCGTTCGACACCATGGTCGACAAGACCATGATCGAGAAGGGCGACCTCAAACCCGGTCAGCTCAAGACGGTGTGGAAATCGGAGATGATCGCCGGTTCGGTGTTCGCCGCCAACGACGCGCTGGGGCCCGAGGCGATCGACAAGCTCAAGACGGTGTTCACCCAGGACGCCAACGTGAAAGCCTTCGAGGCAGAAGGCTTCTGCCAGGGTGAGGCATGCCGCATCACCGACGAGCGGGCGTGGGGCGTGGTGCCGGCATCCGACTCGGACTACGACGGGGTGCGCCACGTGTGCGACGTGACCGGCTCCGAGAAGTGCAAGGGCTGA
- the phnC gene encoding phosphonate ABC transporter ATP-binding protein: MTPDASPVAGDLVTVAGDDLVIAARDVTKRFGDTLALDRVSLDVHRSELLVLLGLSGSGKSTLLRCLNGLHPVTSGSVDVGGTRVDQASNAQLRALRRRVGFVFQHFNLVGRLSCLENVLIGGLGRLRLPRYGALTYPRQMRAEALAHLDRVGLADHADRRADTLSGGQQQRVAIARTLMQQPALLLADEPVASLDPENAGVVMDLLFRVCIEEKLTVVCTLHQVDLALGWAHRLVGLQNGRKVLDRPAVGMTRDDVMAIYQRVEPAVTPARPA, from the coding sequence GTGACCCCGGACGCCAGTCCCGTCGCGGGCGACCTCGTGACCGTCGCGGGCGACGACCTCGTGATCGCCGCCCGCGACGTCACCAAACGGTTCGGTGACACGCTGGCCCTCGATCGCGTGTCGCTCGACGTGCACCGCAGTGAGCTGTTGGTGCTGCTCGGTCTGTCCGGGTCAGGCAAATCCACACTCCTGCGGTGCCTCAACGGTTTACACCCGGTCACCTCCGGCAGCGTCGACGTCGGCGGCACACGGGTGGATCAGGCCTCGAATGCCCAGCTGCGTGCCCTGCGGCGTCGGGTCGGGTTCGTGTTCCAGCATTTCAACCTCGTGGGCCGGCTCAGCTGCCTGGAGAACGTCCTCATCGGCGGGCTGGGCCGGCTGCGCCTGCCGCGTTACGGTGCCCTGACCTATCCCAGGCAGATGCGCGCCGAGGCCCTTGCCCATCTCGACCGGGTCGGGCTCGCCGACCACGCCGACCGGCGGGCCGACACGCTCTCGGGCGGACAACAACAGCGCGTGGCGATCGCGAGAACGCTGATGCAGCAGCCCGCACTGCTGCTCGCCGACGAGCCGGTCGCCTCACTGGATCCCGAAAACGCCGGTGTCGTCATGGATCTGCTGTTCCGGGTGTGCATCGAGGAGAAGCTGACGGTGGTCTGCACGTTGCACCAGGTCGATCTGGCGCTGGGCTGGGCGCACCGGCTGGTGGGCCTGCAGAACGGCCGCAAGGTCCTCGACCGGCCCGCGGTCGGGATGACCCGCGACGACGTCATGGCGATCTACCAGCGCGTCGAACCCGCCGTCACCCCCGCACGTCCCGCATGA
- the phnE gene encoding phosphonate ABC transporter, permease protein PhnE codes for MTTELTRPQASPSRRSQKPSLPGLLQLVAIAAVLATIVSAWAIDFAPIALIDGTDHIVALLERMIPPRLDDPGRVTVLALETLLMAVLGTTLAAVASVPLAFLAARNTSPHPFVQAAARAVITFCRAMPDLLFAVLFVRALGIGVLPGILALALHSIGMLGKVFADAIEQTDPGPREAVRSTGVGRFRELLNAVVPQVVPSWIATFVYRIDINLRMSVVLGFVGAGGIGFALQDALRGLIYPRALGIVCVILAIIAAMELLVIAIRRILLEPARSDALRDRIMRFSLSGLLVASCVAAFVLLKINPLALFTWVGPSVEVFARMVPPDFDALGVDLFGAAAQTVAIGVVATAIGIVASIPAGILAARNVTPHPVLYWLARAWILVVRAVPELILAVVFVAALGLGPIAGTCALAIGSVGFLAKLVADAVEEIDPGPMEAVRSVGGGWWKTLFAAVLPQSMPAMVGSSLYLFDVNVRTSTILGIVGAGGVGFLLFESIRTLNFDIAGAIVVVIFVIVYAIERLSGWIRSRLV; via the coding sequence ATGACAACCGAACTCACCCGCCCGCAGGCGTCACCCTCGCGACGTTCACAAAAACCCTCACTCCCCGGGCTTTTGCAGCTCGTCGCGATCGCGGCGGTCCTCGCCACCATCGTCTCGGCGTGGGCCATCGATTTCGCTCCCATCGCCCTGATCGACGGCACCGACCACATCGTCGCCCTGCTGGAGCGGATGATCCCGCCACGGCTCGACGACCCGGGCCGGGTCACCGTGCTGGCCCTCGAGACCCTGCTGATGGCGGTGCTCGGCACCACGCTCGCGGCGGTCGCATCGGTTCCGCTGGCTTTCCTCGCCGCACGCAACACCTCCCCGCATCCGTTCGTGCAGGCCGCGGCGCGGGCCGTCATCACGTTCTGCCGCGCCATGCCGGACCTGTTGTTCGCGGTGCTGTTCGTCCGTGCGCTCGGAATCGGTGTGCTGCCAGGGATTCTCGCGTTGGCCCTGCACTCGATCGGCATGCTCGGCAAGGTGTTCGCCGACGCGATCGAGCAGACCGACCCCGGACCACGTGAGGCGGTCCGCAGCACCGGCGTCGGCCGGTTCCGCGAACTGCTCAACGCCGTCGTCCCACAGGTGGTCCCGTCGTGGATCGCCACGTTCGTCTACCGCATCGACATCAACCTGCGGATGTCGGTGGTCCTCGGTTTCGTCGGTGCGGGCGGCATCGGGTTCGCATTGCAGGATGCGTTGCGCGGACTGATCTATCCCCGCGCACTCGGCATCGTCTGCGTGATCCTGGCGATCATCGCCGCAATGGAGTTGCTGGTCATCGCGATCCGGCGGATCCTGCTGGAACCGGCGCGGTCGGATGCGTTGCGCGACCGCATCATGCGGTTCAGCCTCTCGGGTCTGCTCGTCGCCTCCTGTGTCGCGGCGTTCGTGCTCCTCAAGATCAACCCGCTGGCACTGTTCACCTGGGTGGGCCCATCGGTCGAGGTCTTCGCGAGAATGGTGCCGCCGGACTTCGATGCGCTCGGTGTCGACCTGTTCGGTGCGGCGGCCCAGACCGTCGCGATTGGTGTCGTGGCCACGGCAATCGGCATTGTCGCGTCGATTCCGGCGGGAATCCTGGCCGCCCGCAACGTGACTCCCCACCCTGTGCTGTACTGGCTCGCCCGCGCCTGGATTCTGGTGGTGCGGGCCGTGCCCGAACTGATCCTCGCGGTGGTCTTCGTCGCGGCACTCGGTCTCGGACCGATCGCCGGGACGTGTGCACTGGCCATCGGGTCGGTCGGGTTCTTGGCCAAGCTGGTCGCCGACGCCGTCGAGGAGATCGACCCGGGACCGATGGAGGCGGTGCGCTCGGTCGGCGGGGGTTGGTGGAAGACGTTGTTCGCCGCGGTGCTGCCCCAGTCCATGCCCGCGATGGTCGGTTCCAGCCTCTACCTGTTCGACGTCAACGTGCGCACGTCGACGATCCTTGGCATCGTCGGTGCCGGCGGGGTGGGTTTCCTGCTGTTCGAGTCGATCCGCACGCTCAACTTCGACATCGCCGGCGCGATCGTGGTCGTCATCTTCGTGATCGTCTACGCCATCGAGCGGCTGTCAGGCTGGATCCGCTCGCGTCTGGTGTGA
- a CDS encoding family 16 glycosylhydrolase: protein MDRRSVMFMMGLGVAAAALPVGTAGADPLIGDNPPGPGPAAAAEPTFLFQDEFNGPAGSPPDPAWWYLVPARETIKNPVEWDKPYNMGRYVTDQEHAFQDGKGNLVIRATRGPGTTIQEKYASAKVVGLWRGGIGTTWEARVKLNCLTDGAWPAFWLLNDDPVRGGEVDLVEWYGNRDWPSGTTVHARLDGESFATYPHPVDSNWHTWRMTWKPEGMYFWKDYQPGMEPFFQVPANSLQDWPFNDPGYTMVPVFNIAVGGSGGREPAGGSYPAEMLVDWIRVFAG, encoded by the coding sequence ATGGATCGTCGCAGTGTGATGTTCATGATGGGACTGGGGGTGGCAGCCGCTGCGCTTCCCGTCGGGACGGCAGGCGCCGACCCGCTCATCGGAGATAACCCGCCCGGTCCGGGGCCCGCCGCGGCGGCCGAGCCCACCTTTCTGTTCCAGGACGAGTTCAACGGTCCGGCGGGATCGCCACCGGACCCGGCGTGGTGGTACCTGGTGCCGGCCCGCGAGACCATCAAGAACCCGGTCGAGTGGGACAAGCCGTACAACATGGGGCGGTACGTGACCGACCAGGAGCATGCCTTCCAGGACGGCAAGGGCAATCTCGTCATCCGTGCGACGCGCGGCCCCGGGACGACGATCCAGGAGAAGTACGCCAGCGCCAAGGTGGTCGGTCTGTGGCGCGGCGGCATCGGGACGACGTGGGAGGCCCGCGTCAAGCTCAACTGCCTCACCGACGGGGCCTGGCCGGCCTTCTGGCTTCTCAATGACGACCCGGTCCGCGGTGGTGAGGTCGACCTCGTCGAGTGGTACGGCAATCGGGACTGGCCGTCGGGCACCACCGTGCACGCGCGACTCGACGGCGAATCCTTCGCCACCTACCCGCATCCCGTCGACAGCAACTGGCACACCTGGCGGATGACGTGGAAACCCGAGGGCATGTACTTCTGGAAGGACTACCAGCCCGGCATGGAGCCGTTCTTCCAGGTTCCCGCGAACTCGTTGCAGGACTGGCCTTTCAACGATCCGGGTTACACCATGGTGCCGGTGTTCAACATCGCCGTCGGTGGCTCCGGCGGCCGCGAACCCGCAGGGGGCAGCTATCCGGCCGAGATGCTGGTCGACTGGATCCGGGTGTTCGCAGGCTGA
- a CDS encoding ABC transporter substrate-binding protein: protein MIAGRKVLTIASVTAVAVLGVAACGGGGGSGGTANEGGEVNVTMTSFPDYIDPQLSYTMEGWEVMYNTYVPLLTYKHVKGEDGTEVVPGLAKDMPEVSPDGKTYKLTLRPNMKYADGTPIKASDFTYAIQRLFKADSGGSVFYGVIVGANDYAEGKADTISGIQTNDDTGDITINLTEPNGTFDNLLGLPFSAPVPPTTPLDTDATNNPPPGSGPFTITSVDAPHTLTMERNPQFQTVKDAGASEVADGHVDKIIVTQNKSNSAQVTDIEQNKTDFMHDPPDADRLPEVKARYSDRFRLEESINTYYFWMNTQKAPFDDVRVRQAVNYAIDPEALNRVFGGRLHPTQQILPPGMPGYEEFKLYPGPDLNKAKQLIAEANPADRDITVWTDDEPDRKRIGEYYHDVLTQLGFNATLKVIAGDVYWTTIGNQTTPDLDTGFADWFQDFPHPDDFFRPLINGKSILPTNGNNYSRVNIPPLDAKMNELLTQQLTDETKKGYADLDRAYMEQAVWAPYGNEQLATFLSDRMDFDRSYHHLLFNQDFTSFALK, encoded by the coding sequence ATGATCGCTGGGCGCAAAGTTCTGACCATCGCCAGTGTCACCGCCGTAGCCGTGTTGGGGGTCGCCGCATGCGGGGGCGGCGGAGGCAGCGGCGGGACTGCCAATGAGGGCGGGGAGGTCAACGTCACCATGACGTCGTTCCCCGACTACATCGACCCGCAGCTCTCCTACACGATGGAGGGCTGGGAGGTCATGTACAACACCTACGTCCCGCTGCTGACGTACAAGCACGTCAAGGGCGAAGACGGCACCGAGGTGGTGCCCGGGCTCGCCAAGGACATGCCCGAGGTGTCCCCCGACGGCAAGACCTACAAACTCACGTTGCGGCCGAACATGAAATACGCCGACGGAACTCCCATCAAGGCATCGGATTTCACGTACGCCATCCAGCGGCTGTTCAAGGCCGATTCGGGCGGTTCGGTGTTCTACGGCGTCATCGTCGGCGCCAACGACTACGCAGAGGGCAAGGCGGACACCATCAGTGGCATCCAGACCAATGATGACACCGGTGACATAACCATCAACCTGACCGAGCCGAACGGTACGTTCGACAACCTGCTCGGGCTGCCGTTCTCGGCGCCGGTCCCGCCGACCACGCCGCTGGACACCGACGCCACCAACAACCCGCCGCCGGGCAGCGGGCCGTTCACCATCACGAGTGTCGATGCGCCACACACCTTGACGATGGAGCGCAACCCGCAGTTCCAGACCGTCAAGGACGCTGGCGCCTCGGAGGTGGCCGACGGGCACGTCGACAAGATCATCGTCACGCAGAACAAGAGCAACAGCGCGCAGGTCACCGACATCGAGCAGAACAAGACCGACTTCATGCACGATCCGCCGGACGCCGACCGGCTGCCCGAGGTCAAGGCCCGCTACAGCGACCGGTTCCGGCTCGAGGAATCCATCAACACCTACTACTTCTGGATGAACACGCAGAAGGCGCCGTTCGACGACGTCCGCGTGCGTCAGGCCGTCAACTACGCGATCGACCCCGAGGCGCTCAACCGGGTGTTCGGTGGACGCCTGCATCCCACCCAGCAGATCCTGCCGCCGGGAATGCCCGGCTACGAGGAGTTCAAGCTGTACCCCGGACCGGACCTCAACAAGGCCAAACAGCTGATCGCCGAGGCGAATCCGGCCGACCGCGACATCACCGTGTGGACCGATGACGAGCCCGACCGCAAGCGCATCGGCGAGTACTACCACGATGTGCTCACCCAGTTGGGGTTCAACGCGACGCTGAAAGTCATCGCAGGCGACGTCTACTGGACCACGATCGGCAATCAGACGACGCCCGATCTCGACACCGGGTTCGCCGACTGGTTCCAGGACTTCCCGCACCCGGACGACTTCTTCCGGCCGCTGATCAACGGGAAGAGCATCCTGCCGACCAACGGCAACAACTATTCCCGGGTGAACATCCCCCCGCTCGACGCCAAGATGAATGAGCTTCTCACCCAGCAGCTCACGGACGAGACCAAGAAGGGTTACGCCGATCTCGACCGGGCCTACATGGAGCAGGCCGTCTGGGCGCCGTACGGCAACGAGCAACTTGCGACGTTCCTGTCCGACCGGATGGACTTCGACAGGAGCTACCACCACCTGTTGTTCAACCAGGACTTCACGTCGTTCGCGCTCAAATGA